Proteins from a genomic interval of Trichoderma breve strain T069 chromosome 2, whole genome shotgun sequence:
- a CDS encoding zinc-binding dehydrogenase domain-containing protein codes for MATEHDSAILPQPGGPLAVGKRSTPEPGSNEVLIEVKAVALNPCDYYQRDHGMPPVPIYPAVLGSDIAGVVVKLGSNVTTVPGPGSRVTAFASSFYQNGSPDHGAFQKFTLAQSEAVTPLPDDLSFEEGSVFPMAVATALTAWTTIGIPLDTRYTPADKQAVLIWGASSSVGTLAVQSARALGFTVYATASPSHHDLVKKLGADAVFDYKDSDVVSQIISTVKKDGVQLHTAHCVVSGALQPTLDILKETKGDATAKVVHSPVLPEGHPTLDNTQIIFNFPPMDETVRSKHFYEVFHGWLNSGLKSGEIVPSPNIQIEGGGLDGVHAALDKLKGGVSGTKIVVPI; via the coding sequence ATGGCCACGGAACACGATTCTGCCATTCTCCCTCAGCCGGGCGGCCCCTTGGCCGTGGGCAAGCGTTCCACCCCTGAGCCCGGATCAAATGAAGTGCTTATTGAAGTCAAGGCCGTGGCCTTGAACCCCTGCGATTATTACCAACGAGACCATGGCATGCCTCCGGTGCCAATCTATCCTGCCGTCCTCGGATCCGATATAGCTGGTGTTGTCGTCAAGCTGGGCTCAAATGTCACTACGGTCCCTGGTCCCGGAAGCCGAGTCACTGCCTTTGCCTCGTCTTTCTACCAGAACGGCTCCCCGGACCACGGAGCTTTCCAGAAGTTCACTTTGGCACAATCTGAAGCTGTCACTCCCCTTCCAGATGATCTCTCATTTGAGGAAGGCTCCGTCTTCCCCATGGCCGTTGCGACGGCCCTGACGGCCTGGACCACGATTGGCATTCCGCTCGATACGAGGTACACTCCCGCAGACAAACAGGCTGTCCTGATCTGGGGTGCATCCAGCAGCGTCGGCACGCTTGCCGTCCAATCAGCCAGGGCTCTCGGCTTTACTGTCTACGCCACGGCAAGTCCCAGCCACCACGATcttgtcaagaagctcgGCGCGGATGCGGTCTTTGACTACAAGGACAGCGATGTCGTCTCTCAGATCATCAGCACCGTAAAGAAAGATGGGGTGCAGTTGCACACGGCTCATTGCGTGGTGAGTGGAGCTCTACAGCCCACATTGGACATCCTCAAGGAGACCAAGGGCGATGCCACCGCCAAGGTGGTACACTCGCCTGTTCTCCCCGAAGGTCACCCGACCCTTGATAACACGCAGATCATTTTCAACTTTCCACCCATGGACGAGACTGTAAGGAGCAAGCACTTTTATGAGGTGTTCCATGGGTGGCTGAACTCTGGTCTCAAGTCTGGAGAAATTGTCCCCAGCCCCAATATCCAGATTGAGGGTG
- a CDS encoding FAD binding domain-containing protein gives MATSQFPILRRETTEPKTFNDAVWRRVFNHRRESSRIPRAVVNASSVEHIKAAVQLANQEKCRVSVRSGGHSWAVWSVRDDAILVDLGDFKFIEYDEKSKIVSCSPSTTSAELMEFLNARGRFFSTGHCGDVAMGGFLLGGGQGWNAKNWGHSIEQMVAIDVVTEDGNEIHCSAVENEELFWLARGGGPGFPGIITRFSLQTRPFTAVYRTLLAWPVTEIPTVMNWVTKICDEFDTDTELASFVLYPPGSPAPVIAALFISLKGSVEEAKQAVQSLKADQPAGALIEEIAVPTSFKAEYAFQTATLPYNYRYCVDSVWLSNDADVGALLAEPGRTIPGKTTTILYQPITSSQRPVKGDPAFSLQTRHYVSLYCGWENAEDDEEHIRWVDKTINSFKPHSVGSLVSDFDFQRRETKHWSEEKGERIMALRRKYDPAGRFAGFLDAGDKSGLDGLRTNF, from the exons ATGGCCACTTCTCAATTCCCCATCTTACGCAGGGAAACAACTGAACCAAAGACTTTTAACGACGCTGTCTGGCGCCGAGTATTCAACCATCGGCGAGAGAGTTCCCGAATTCCTCGTGCGGTTGTCAATGCTTCAAGCGTTGAGCACATAAAGGCTGCAGTTCAGCTCGCAAACCAGGAAAAATGTAGAGTGTCTGTTCGCAGTGGCGGTCACAGCTGGGCAGTCTGGAGCGTGCGCGACGATGCTATCCTTGTGGACCTAGGCGACTTCAAGTTCATCGAATATGacgagaagagcaagattgTATCATGCTCACCGAGCACGACGAGTGCTGAGTTGATGGAATTTCTTAATGCTCGAGGCCGATTTTTCTCTACTGGACATTGTGGAGATGTAGCTATGGGAGGGTTTCTACTCGGA GGCGGCCAAGGGTGGAATGCAAAG AACTGGGGACACAGCATCGAACAAATGGTGGCGATTGATGTCGTCACAGAAGATGGCAATGAAATTCACTGTAGTGCCGTCGAAAACGAAGAACTCTTCTGGCTTGCACGCGGTGGTGGTCCAG GATTTCCGGGCATCATCACGAGATTTTCCTTGCAAACTAGACCGTTTACTGCCGTGTATCGCACTTTGCTTGCATGGCCTGTTACAGAGATACCGACCGTTATGAACTGGGTTACAAAG ATCTGCGACGAGTTTGACACTGATACTGAGCTCGCGAGCTTTGTCCTCTACCCTCCTGGGAGCCCGGCACCGGTCATAGCCGCACTCTTCATCAGTCTCAAGGGAAGTGttgaggaggccaagcaggcTGTGCAGTCGCTAAAAGCTGACCAACCTGCCGGAGCCCTGATTGAAGAGATTGCCGTCCCGACCTCTTTCAAAGCAGAGTATGCTTTCCAAACTGCCACGCTACCTTATAATTACAGGTATTGTGTAGACTCTGTTTGGCTCTCGAACGATGCCGACGTGGGCGCATTGCTCGCTGAACCAGGACGCACTATTCCAGGGAAAACAACCACAATACTCTACCAGCCCATTACGAGTTCGCAGCGACCAGTTAAAGGTGACCCAGCTTTTTCTCTGCAGACTAGACATTACGTCTCTCTCTACTGCGGTTGGGAGAATgcggaagacgatgaagagcaCATTCGGTGGGTAGACAAAACCATCAATAGCTTCAAGCCGCACAGTGTTGGTTCCTTGGTGTCAGACTTTGACTTTCAGAGGCGTGAGACGAAGCATTGGAGCGAAGAAAAGGGTGAAAGAATTATGGCTCTGCGTAGGAAATACGATCCTGCTGGACGTTTTGCTGGGTTTTTAGATGCCGGCGATAAGAGCGGGCTGGATGGTCTTCGAACCAATTTTTGA
- a CDS encoding fungal specific transcription factor domain-containing protein — protein MVNLPYIENPPRKRRRPAVAISCVECRRRKVKCDRAKPCGPCYQSALTCYYRPPSFSQSGPAPAPAPAPAQQPLHSSFQGTNLAGSVSLPMDQRTSPSSGFSDESRPKSAIQVDTHRSSSSTLNKMMDSILFQYLHQQIRLRRVARNTSKSIQLPAYVDNSRPSIQFANVLKLDRLGLFSSMNGQMTDPTGEFAEVRGMLEKCYHYARGIQSMRSSKRARLSSLIDGPIKLPRRSTCDKLMQNYLRTFESTIRILHIPSFKAEYESYWINPWGVSDVFLRKLILVLAIGTCFIGYSDAYDPQLRSMASTWTYDAQAWLMRAFDVRGVDLDMLEVSCLLITARKTDLVTSQLDWISVDFPLRMALRLQLHKEPSIHFPHLSQLEAERRRRLWAAVLENCLQSSLDSGIPMSISNDAFDCLPPGNFNDVDLLEEGHTEPATETSGFTESTMSNFLMKTMRLRMRIAQFLSSLQPELSYHEALKLSADLEALCRSQEKDLQLFTTRAAPGSAVPSDFQKKLHSSLIRRCLLALHGSFASKAKFDPLFYFSHKAATETSLFLLKYLLSSQKNSHAMPEDDFSLLIISGSSIIISFLWEATAHVCADVINNITESPFPLISSLSRSELTQTIQCAIDTARSCLRAGDTAVEPLVLFSCSLAHIKSVSEEKPIDKSIMDAARSSLLFCYKVLESGYREEGQDSRLDISIGRHGLEFPDYDSGTDLWDTVVNAPIMLFE, from the exons ATGGTAAACTTGCCTTACATTGAGAACCCCCCACGCAAACGCCGGAGGCCTGCTGTAGC AATTAGTTGCGTTGAATGTCGCCGACGGAAGGTCAAGTGTGACCGTGCTAAGCCTTGTGGCCCCTGTTATCAATCTGCCTTGACATGTTACTATCGCCCGCCATCCTTCTCGCAAAGCGGCCCTGCTCCCGCGCCCGCTCCCGCGCCCGCACAACAACCACTTCACAGCTCATTCCAGGGTACCAACCTGGCGGGATCTGTTAGTCTGCCGATGGATCAGAGGacttctccaagctctggATTCAGTGACGAATCAAGGCCAAAGAGCGCTATTCAAGTCGATACACACCGGTCATCATCCAGT ACGCTCAACAAGATGATGGACAGCATTTTATTTCAGTATCTCCACCAGCAGATTCGTCTGCGACGGGTTGCGCGAAACACTTCAAAGAGCATACAATTGCCGGCGTATGTTGACAATTCTAGACCAAGTATCCAGTTTGCTAACGTCTTAAAGCTCGACCGATTAGGACTATTCAGCTCCATGAACGGTCAAATGACTGATCCAACTGGAGAATTTGCAGAAGTCCGGGGTATGCTAGAGAAGTGTTACCACTATGCACGTGGCATCCAATCTATGCGCTCATCCAAGCGAGCACGACTTTCTTCCCTTATAGATGGACCTATCAAACTGCCCCGACGCAGCACTTGTGACAAACTCATGCAAAACTATCTCCGCACGTTTGAGTCTACGATTCGCATACTTCACATTCCTTCGTTCAAAGCGGAATATGAGTCTTACTGGATCAACCCTTGGGGAGTGTCGGATGTGTTTTTGCGCAAGCTGATTCTGGTACTGGCCATTGGCACTTGTTTTATTGGCTACAGCGACGCGTACGATCCTCAGCTCCGGTCTATGGCTTCGACATGGACATACGACGCTCAGGCATGGTTGATGAGGGCTTTTGACGTACGAGGAGTAGACCTGGACATGCTGGAAGTATCTTGTTTATTAATAACTGCGCGCAAAACAGATTTGGTAACTTCACAGTTGGACTGGATTTCGGTAGACTTCCCGCTGAGAATGGCACTGAGACTACAACTGCATAAGGAACCCAGTATTCATTTCCCTCACCTATCGCAACTAGAAGCCGAGAGAAGGAGGCGACTATGGGCGGCCGTGTTGGAGAACTGTTTGCAATCATCACTCGATTCGGGCATTCCGATGTCGATTTCGAACGACGCATTTGATTGTCTGCCACCCGGGAACTTCAACGACGTCGATCTCCTCGAGGAAGGTCATACAGAGCCTGCAACTGAAACGAGCGGCTTCACTGAGAGTACAATGTCCAATTTTTTGATGAAAACAATGCGTTTGAGGATGCGTATTGCGCAGTTTCTGAGTAGCTTGCAGCCAGAACTGAGTTATCATGAGGCACTGAAGCTTAGTGCTGATCTTGAGGCTCTCTGCCGGTCCCAGGAGAAGGACCTTCAACTCTTTACGACAAGAGCTGCGCCAGGTAGCGCAGTGCCGTCTGACTTTCAGAAGAAGCTACACAGCAGTCTTATTCGGCGTTGCCTCTTGGCTCTTCATGGAAGTTTTGCCTCGAAAGCGAAATTCGACCCcttgttttatttttctcatAAAGCCGCAACCGAAAcgtctctttttctactCAAATACTTGTTATCAAGCCAGAAGAacagccatgccatgccagaGGATGACTTTTCTTTACTCATTATTTCTGGgtccagcatcatcatcagcttcttgtGGGAAGCAACAGCTCATGTCTGTGCTGACGTTATCAACAACATTACGGAGAGTCCGTTTCCACTTATCAGCAGTCTCTCACGCAGCGAATTGACACAAACTATCCAATGCGCTATCGATACCGCACGAAGCTGTCTTCGAGCTGGTGACACAGCGGTGGAACCCTTGGTGTTGTTTTCCTGTTCACTAGCACATATAAAATCAGTTTCAGAGGAAAAGCCTATTGATAAGAGCATCATGGATGCAGCCAGGAGTAGTTTATTATTCTGTTATAAGGTTTTAGAGTCTGGATATAGAGAGGAAGGGCAGGACAGTCGCCTGGACATATCCATTGGTCGCCACGGGCTCGAGTTTCCCGATTACGATAGTGGAACTGACTTGTGGGACACTGTAGTCAATGCGCCCATTATGTTATTTGAGTGA
- a CDS encoding o-methyltransferase domain-containing protein — MANVNVKELIAQVNAAAQQGAAGVDDGERKQLLAAVDKLRASYETPFETTIRVVFSGHQAIAIRLAVDSGLFDAAAKQPQDNITVKQLAKDTGVDELLVTRFVRFLTAMNVFKEPEPGRFVATPLSGSYVSSSPLSAAVIHITHFLVIASQLPEYFAEKGWKSPHDVYDGPFQFAINTKDNYFEFLGSKPYYQKAFNTVMTISHRRKGRNWFTFFPVEEKLGGVKPDQTLLVDVGGSQGGDITAFQKAYPNLSGKLILQDLPVVIDDIKELPAGIEAQGYDFFKEQPVKGAKGYYLRTVLHDWPDKQAVQILERVREAMTPESILLINETVIPESNASLSSATADLIMMVSFGSLERTEKQFAELFAKAQLELVKVWNPTDFEGASDISEQASLLEVRLRR; from the exons ATGGCGAACGTTAATGTGAAAGAGCTTATCGCTCAAGTCAACGCGGCCGCCCAGCAGGGTGCAGCTGGTGTTGACGACGGTGAAAGGAAGCAACTGTTGGCCGCGGTTGATAAACTGAGGGCTTCATATGAGACTCCGTTTGAGACAACGATAAGAGTCGTTTTCTCC GGTCACCAAGCCATCGCTATTCGCCTTGCAGTTGATTCAGGACTAttcgatgctgctgcaaagcAGCCTCAAGACAATATCACCGTCAAGCAGCTGGCAAAAGACACAGGCGTTGATGAGTTGCTAGTTA CACGCTTTGTTCGATTTTTGACTGCTATGAATGTTTTcaaagagccagagcccggTCGGTTCGTTGCAACACCGCTGTCTGGTTCCTAcgtctcatcatcgccccTTTCAGCAGCCGTTATTCACAT CACTCATTTTCTCGTCATTGCATCACAGCTCCCTGAGTACTTTGCGGAGAAGGGATGGAAAAGCCCACATGATGTTTATGACGGCCCCTTCCAATTTGCCATTAATACCAAGGACAACTATTTCGAATTCTTGGGCTCCAAACCTTATTACCAGAAAGCTTTCAACACTGTCATGACAATCTCCCATCGCAGAAAAGGCCGAAACTGGTTTACTTTCTTCCCAGTTGAAGAGAAGCTCGGTGGTGTCAAGCCCGATCAAACTCTGCTTGTAGATGTTGGCGGAAGCCAAGGTGGAGACATCACTGCGTTCCAGAAGGCATACCCGAATCTGTCTGGAAAGCTCATTCTGCAGGATCTCCCAGTAGTGATTGACGATATTAAGGAATTGCCCGCAGGGATTGAAGCTCAAGGCTATGATTTCTTCAAAGAGCAGCCTGTCAAGGGCGCCAAGGGCTACTATCTACGAACCGTGCTTCATGATTGGCCCGACAAGCAAGCTGTTCAGATTCTGGAAAGAGTTAGAGAAGCTATGACACCGGAGTCAATTCTCCTTATCAACGAAACAGTGATTCCAGAGTCCAACGCCTCCCTGTCTTCTGCAACTGCCGACTTGATCATGATGGTCTCATTTGGATCACTGGAGCGCACAGAGAAGCAATTTGCGGAACTGTTCGCCAAAGCTCAGTTGGAGCTTGTAAAGGTCTGGAATCCCACGGATTTTGAGGGTGCTTCGGATATTTCAGAGCAGGCTAGCTTGCTGGAGGTTAGGCTTCGAAGATGA
- a CDS encoding cytochrome p450 domain-containing protein has product MVNATWAQGLDVAGLFTEQKYSSSVLLIIFASIVHLIFLRRSSVIRDKDGKPIKELKTNARVMKFALSAELSRQGRELAGDAPYVIHNGQSRELVITQPDHLKDFYKNDTQHHPKPANLNMGAYFGRILGHAVGVQAGERWKIIRKYFDPEFAFRVTVAAMPRTLDLVNQWADQLVKHAAPSSKPAAGKSFTTDVQSVGKFLPFKIVSQQLYGQVFNEEFFSKLLEMNSLHEEILHDVLLNQRLTSKFWNLLPSKASRRMDEYNRKWKKFNLDAVALARKQNLNCPLERIYRGVDQNKELEELEFLHTVDEILYTNVEISAAVLKTLFTRLAEDQSFQQSLRSEVISQTAAKDSDLAKYVAKTDSLLNFLVMESMRHTPAFWFSLPECTAVAKTIGGYQVPANTAVVIDSGRLNKEAVTWGADGQEFRPERFKEIPQSKCRYGFMKFGAGGASGRCLGKHVADITFKLTIIAVLNKFSLETPKDEVLAATPAAVTFSPN; this is encoded by the exons ATGGTAAACGCCACTTGGGCTCAAGGCCTTGATGTTGCTGGCCTTTTCACTGAACAAAAATATTCATCAAGCGTACTTCTTATCATTTTTGCATCTATTGTACATTTAATTTTCCTTCGACGA TCCAGTGTAATTAGAGATAAAGATGGCAAACCGATCAAGGAACTCAAGACCAATGCTCGCGTAATGAAGTTTGCGCTCAG CGCAGAGTTATCCAGACAGGGTAGAGAATTGGCTGGTGATGCACCATACGTGATTCACAATGGCCAGTCCAGGGAGCTTGTCATTACACAACCGGATCACTTGAAAGACTTTTACAAGAATGACACTCAGC ATCACCCAAAGCCAGCCAATCTCAACATGGGCGCATATTTTGGAAG AATTTTGGGCCATGCTGTCGGTGTTCAAGCAGGAGAGCGTTGGAAAATAATCCGAAAATATTTTGATCCAGAATTTGCTTTTCGGGTCACTGTCGCGGCTATGCCACGAACTCTTGATCTCGTGAATCAATGGGCCGACCAGCTCGTTAAACACGCAGCTCCATCATCAAAACCAGCAGCGGGCAAATCATTCACTACTGATGTGCAGAGTGTTGGCAAATTCCTGCCTTTCAAAATTGTATCCCAGCAGTTGTATGGCCAGGTTTTTAATGAAGAG TTCTTTTCGAAGTTACTTGAGATGAATTCATTGCACGAGGAAATCTTGCATGATGTGCTGCTAAACCAGCGTTTGACTTCAAAGTTCTGGAACCTATTGCCAAGCAAAGCATCTAGACGTATGGATGAGTATAACCgaaaatggaagaagttCAACCTGGATGCAGTTGCACTGGCCAGAAAG CAAAACCTCAACTGCCCTCTTGAGCGAATTTACCGTGGAGTTGATCAAAACAAGGAGTTGGAAGAACTAGAG TTTCTACACACTGTCGATGAAATTCTATACACCAACGTCGAAATTAGTGCAGCCGTTTTGAAAACACTATTCACGCGCTTGGCGGAAGATCAATCATTCCAGCAGTCTTTACGATCAGAAGTCATTTCTCAAACGGCCGCCAAAGATTCTGATCTGGCCAAGTATGTCGCGAAGACGGATTCTTTGCTCAATTTTCTAGTCATGGAGAGCATGAGACACACGCCCGCATTCT GGTTCTCTCTTCCCGAATGCACAGCTGTGGCAAAGACTATTGGTGGTTATCAAGTACCTGCAAACACGGCTGTCGTGATTGATTCAGGGAGACTCAATAAAGAAGCAGTAACCTGGGGCGCTGATGGTCAGGAATTTCGACCGGAGCGGTTCAAAGAGATCCCACAAAGCAAATGTCGATATGGATTCATGAAGtttggtgctggtggtgcttcTGGCAGATGCCTGGGAAAGCACGTCGCTGATATTACTTTCAAGCTGACTATCATTGCTGTTTTGAACAAATTCTCGTTAGAGACTCCAAAAGATGAAGTTCtggcagcaacaccagctGCAGTTACTTTCAGTCCGAACTGA
- a CDS encoding zinc-binding dehydrogenase domain-containing protein — MTIIIPGSQRALKVTGPGQFQVSSANAIPTVADDEVLVKVVAVAINPIDGKSAELSPTAGATSGCDFAGSVVQLGSNITKPLKLGDRVCACIFGNNPERLDNGAFSEFVAVPADLVLKIPDSMSYQTAATLGVAVATVGMALYYSLKLPSPLSLKSESRYFLVYGASTAMGTMAIQMAVMSGFSPIAICSPRNYDLVKSLGAVATFDYHSPSCGSEIHDFTNDTLVYALDCIADTSSMTICYKAIGSAGGHYLSLDPFPIRCHTRRSIKPNWISTLTMFNQAVNWQIGYRKEAKPKDRAFGHEWFKTAQELLDNGHVKPHPFREMTGGLDGIVDGIAQVRKSEVSATKLVYTI, encoded by the exons ATGACCATTATCATCCCGGGCAGTCAGCGAGCACTAAAGGTTACCGGCCCTGGGCAATTCCAGGTGTCATCGGCCAATGCGATCCCCACTGTcgccgatgatgaagttTTGGTGAAAGTCGTGGCTGTGGCTATCAATCCTATAGATGGGAAATCGGCCGAGCTCTCACCCACCGCAGGGGCAACTTCAGGATGCGATTTTGCTGGCTCTGTGGTGCAGCTCGGAAGTAACATCACCAAGCCGCTGAAGTTGGGAGACAGAGTCTGCGCCTGTATCTTTGGAAACAACCCAGAGCGCCTGGACAATGGGGCGTTCTCAGAGTTTGTCGCCGTGCCAGCGGACCTGGTGCTCAAGATTCCTGATTCAATGTCCTACCAAACGGCAGCGACTCTTGGAGTAGCGGTTGCAACTGTAGGAATGGCGCTTTACTACTCTCTCAAACTGCCATCGCCTTTATCCCTAAAGAGCGAATCCAGATATTTTCTGGTATACGGAGCGAGTACAGCAATGGGAACTATGGCTATCCAGATGGCTGTGAT GTCCGGTTTCTCACCCATAGCCATATGTTCTCCTCGGAACTACGATCTAGTCAAGTCGCTCGGCGCTGTCGCTACTTTTGACTACCATTCGCCCTCGTGTGGCAGCGAAATTCACGATTTCACAAATGATACGCTGGTTTACGCTCTCGATTGCATCGCTGACACATCATCAATGACTATCTGCTATAAAGCCATTGGATCTGCAGGTGGACACTATCTGAGCTTGGATCCGTTCCCTATCCGTTGCCACACTCGGAGGAGTATCAAGCCAAACTGGATAAGCACGTTGACCATGTTTAACCAGGCAGTCAATTGGCAAATTGGGTATCGTAAGGAAGCGAAACCAAAGGACCGGGCGTTTGGACATGAATGGTTTAAAACAGCGCAGGAGTTATTAGACAATGGTCATGTCAAGCCTCATCCTTTCAGGGAGATGACTGGCGGgcttgatggcattgtcGACGGAATAGCACAAGTACGTAAGTCGGAAGTTTCAGCAACGAAGCTGGTATATACAATTTGA
- a CDS encoding FAD binding domain-containing protein, which translates to MAIETLPSDTVLVVGGGPVGLLLVKTLAHHGVKSVLLERHYTTTTWPKMDLTNSRSMEIFRSLGMAEELRKLAVPAKFPFACLFSTGLNDEKAASSWDLPSAEKLNEQILTQNDGSLPLEPWMRISQDPLVDIRSGWKATSAKENDDGVEVTAIDAKTGEETTFHSRYAVGCDGANSVVRESLGIKLDGGPLPGRALLVHFKSRDLTRLQKQGQFWHIFFPKTVEEGGSMKGAIIAQDEIDTWTIHRFLSADFDDSQLSSEDAVYSTLGGAGEPFPIKIDEVLVRSTWNPSVAIAQGFMGPKQRIFLAGDACHQMPPTGGYGMNTGIAEAFDLGWKLAAAVNGRLMAMPKAVEFSGKTLQAGGEEASAMLGRVHEYVQANDAHNKSLGVELGYRYTSSICLPDQAQDELPSPPEFDPRHYIPTTVSGYRAPHVFLQDKTPIFDHYGKDFTLIAFKNSQQHLQAIDWFTQSAERLKVPLRISSLDGETAAHSIWSADLVLVRPDGFVSWRGNSLDKLDTAHEVIAKATGHD; encoded by the exons ATGGCCATCGAAACTCTTCCTTCTGATACTGTTCTTGTCGTTGGAGGCGGACCCGTGGggttgctgctggtgaaAACATTGGCCCATCATGGAGTCAAAAGCGTGTTGCTTGAGCGACACTACACAACAACTACCTGGCCAAAAATGGACCTCACCAACTCTCGCTCCATGGAAATTTTCCGAAGTCTAGGTATGGCAGAAGAGCTTCGAAAGTTGGCCGTGCCTGCGAAATTTCCGTTCgcttgtctcttctccacgGGCCTTAACGACGAGAAGGCGGCATCATCGTGGGATCTACCGAGCGCAGAGAAACTCAATGAGCAAATTTTGACTCAAAATGATGGATCACTTCCCTTGGAACCCTGGATGCGAATTTCACAG GATCCGCTGGTGGACATTCGTTCTGGGTGGAAGGCGACAAGCGCCAAAGAAAATGACGATGGTGTCGAAGTGACAGCCATTGACGCAAAAACGGGCGAAGAAACGACATTTCATAGCAGGTATGCAGTTGGATGTGACGGCGCGAATAGCGTCGTAAGGGAAAGCTTGGGAATTAAACTCGATGGCGGGCCTCT TCCTGGTCGCGCTCTTTTGGTTCATTTCAAGTCCCGCGATTTGACTCGCCTACAGAAGCAGGGACAGTTTTGGCATATCTTCTTCCCGAAAACGGTAGAGGAAGGCGGTTCGATGAAAGGCGCTATCATTGCGCAGGATGAGATCGACACTTGGACAATTCACAGATTTCTTTCCGCCGACTTTGACGACTCTCAACTTTCTTCTGAAGATGCAGTTTACAGCACTcttggtggtgctggtgagCCCTTTCCAATCAAGATCGATGAAGTACTTGTACGATCAACGTGGAATCCCAGCGTGGCAATTGCTCAGGGTTTCATGGGTCCAAAGCAGCGAATTTTCCtagctggagatgcttgCCACCAAATGCCACCCACCGGAGGTTATGGCATGAACACAGGTATTGCTGAAGCATTTGATCTCGGCTGGAAGCTCGCTGCGGCTGTTAATG GAAGACTAATGGCAATGCCAAAGGCCGTCGAATTTTCAGGTAAAACACTACAAGCTGGCGGAGAAGAGGCAAGCGCCATGCTTGGTCGCGTTCACGAGTATGTTCAAGCAAACGACGCTCACAACAAGAGTCTGGGTGTAGAGCTGGGCTACAGATACACTTCCAGTATTTGTTTGCCAGACCAAGCACAAGATGAGCTTCCATCCCCTCCGGAATTTGATCCAAGGCATTATATACCCACAACTGTCTCTGGCTACCGAGCGCCCCACGTGTTTCTTCAAGACAAGACGCCAATTTTCGATCACTATGGTAAAGATTTTACCCTGATCGCGTTTAAGAACAGCCAGCAACATTTACAAGCTATCGATTGGTTTACACAGTCTGCCGAACGGCTCAAGGTTCCGCTTCGCATCTCATCGCTTGATGGAGAGACAGCAGCGCATAGCATCTGGTCAGCAGATCTTGTCCTGGTGCGCCCAGATGGATTTGTTTCTTGGCGTGGGAATTCGCTGGATAAACTTGACACTGCCCATGAAGTTATCGCCAAAGCTACAGGACATGATTAA